A part of Aspergillus flavus chromosome 1, complete sequence genomic DNA contains:
- a CDS encoding putative RNA interference and gene silencing protein yields MSSQRGNTPRGRGRGGDRGRGQGDRGASRGGRGGGRGSTTELPIRQGPPGGDFRGRGRGADRGRGGSRGRGGDRGRGSFRGRDQGPRIYTSPGGQVPPPSTQVTKTEDTLAAALTARENKPTEYPQRPGYGTRGQPVMLYANYLNLKSAGAQLFRYRVEISPDPATRKPPAGKKAQQIIKLLIEQHFSELGKNIVTDYKSTLITNLEILDNEEIYQYDVRYRGEYDDEYSEDAKVYRVTCQFTGRLNPAELLAYLTSTNPDDQFGSKTEVLQAMNIILGNHPKIQDWIASVGANKHYAIRGDLCEKWDLGAGLEALRGFFISVRTATSRLLLNVQVKYIACYQEGPLAHVIKEYQPRHRDVNALRRFLVKLRVRVTHIQRKNKRGDVVPRIKAIAGLATTNDGASQANPPRVPRHGAGPKEVEFFLEAPGQQPSQSASSGAKGKKGKKPAKAGPAQAGAYISVADFFRQNYGTNTDPNMPVINVGTTENPSYLPVEVCEVVPGQPAKAKLSPNQTRNMLNFAVRAPPQNAASIVTTGTQLLGLSPQSPTLENFGIQPDCNLITVPGRVLPAPNVYYKDASKQSQKSVTVKPQFGSWNMRSIRFSTSTNLPVWTWLVINADGSKPPFARQEDFDNVLGGFTAKLNEMGVAAQRALRGETISVNKDNYEAGITAAVGRLMNKKPSLILSVLPFSDADYYNCIKRACDLTYGVRNINVLADKFRDANPQYFANVGLKVNLKLGGANQLLDAKELGLIGQNKTMLVGMDVTHPSPGSSANAPSVAGMVASVDSTLSQWPAEIRVQRSREEMIQDLSDMLKAHLKRWARSHSKAYPENIIVYRDGVSEGQYELVVQKELPLLKNACRETYPASLTKQGLPHISIAIVGKRHNTRFYPTKEGDADRSGNPSNGTIVDRGVTEARNWDFYLQAHTALKGTARPAHYFTVWDEIFCRQQPRPPYQNSADVLEALTHHMCYLFGRATKAVSICPPAYYADLVCTRARCYLSSAFEPSLAGSVATGSGPGLKVENADVRIHPNVQDTMFYI; encoded by the exons ATGTCCTCCCAAAGAGGGAATACCCCACGGGGGCGGGGCAGAGGAGGCGATCGTGGCAGAGGACAAGGCGACAGAGGTGCCAGCCGTGGCGGTCGCGGAGGCGGTCGTGGATCCACCACGGAGCTACCCATTCGTCAGGGTCCGCCTGGAGGAGATTTCAGAGGTCGTGGTCGTGGAGCAGATCGAGGCCGTGGTGGAAGTCGGGGACGCGGAGGGGATAGAGGACGAGGATCGTTTAGAGGGCGTGATCAAGGCCCCAGGATATACAC GAGTCCAGGAGGGCAGGTTCCTCCTCCAAGTACTCAGGTTACAAAGACTGAGGATACCTTGGCCGCAGCTCTAACAGCGAGGGAAAACAAGCCAACTGAGTACCCTCAGCGACCCGGTTATGGTACTCGAGGTCAGCCAGTGATGCTGTATGCCAATTATCTTAACTTGAAGTCGGCTGGCGCACAATTGTTTCGCTACCGTGTTGAGATCTCGCCTGATCCAGCGACCAGGAAGCCCCCAGCAGGCAAGAAAGCCCAGCAGATCATTAAACTTCTGATCGAGCAGCATTTCTCCGAGTTGGGTAAGAATATTGTTACAGATTACAAGTCTACTTTGATCACCAACCTCGAGATTCTCGATAATGAGGAAATATATCAGTACGATGTTCGTTATCGTGGCGAGTATGATGACGAGTATTCCGAGGACGCAAAGGTCTACCGAGTTACGTGCCAGTTCACAGGAAGACTCAACCCTGCTGAGCTTCTAGCTTACTTAACCTCGACCAACCCCGATGACCAGTTTGGCTCTAAGACGGAAGTGCTTCAAGCGATGAACATCATTCTAGGAAACCACCCGAAAATACAGGATTGGATTGCCTCCGTTGGTGCGAACAAGCATTATGCTATACGTGGGGACTTGTGCGAGAAATGGGACCTCGGTGCTGGTCTTGAAGCCCTTCGGGGATTTTTCATCAGTGTTCGTACAGCTACTTCTCGCCTTTTGCTCAACGTCCAAGTCAAGTACATTGCCTGTTACCAGGAAGGACCGCTGGCCCATGTGATAAAAGAGTATCAACCACGACACCGGGACGTCAACGCCCTCCGGAGGTTTTTGGTGAAGTTGAGAGTCAGAGTAACACATATTCAGAGGAAGAACAAACGGGGAGATGTCGTGCCCAGAATAAAAGCGATCGCCGGTTTGGCAACCACCAATGATGGTGCGTCGCAGGCAAACCCCCCAAGGGTGCCCAGACATGGTGCGGGACCCAAGGAAGTAGAATTCTTCTTAGAAGCTCCTGGCCAGCAACCCTCCCAGAGCGCATCCAGCGGTGCCAAAGgcaagaagggcaagaaacCCGCGAAGGCAGGCCCTGCACAGGCCGGCGCATACATCAGCGTGGCCGACTTCTTTCGCCAGA ATTACGGTACAAATACAGATCCTAACATGCCTGTGATCAATGTCGGAACAACAGAGAACCCAAGCTACTTGCCTGTCGAAGTGTGTGAGGTTGTGCCGGGTCAGCCTGCAAAGGCAAAGCTCTCCCCAAACCAGACTAGAAACATGCTGAACTTTGCCGTCCGCGCTCCCCCGCAGAATGCTGCATCTATAGTCACGACAGGTACTCAGCTGCTTGGTCTCTCTCCTCAGAGTCCTACTCTT GAGAACTTCGGCATACAGCCAGACTGTAACCTCATTACTGTCCCAGGCCGGGTGCTCCCAGCACCGAATGTCTACTACAAGGATGCGTCAAAGCAGTCACAAAAATCAGTGACAGTGAAACCGCAGTTTGGCAGCTGGAACATGAGATCGATTAGGTTTTCGACGTCGACCAACCTCCCAGTCTGGACTTGGCTTGTGATAAACGCCGATGGCTCCAAACCACCCTTCGCTCGCCAGGAGGACTTCGACAATGTTCTGGGAGGATTCACAGCCAAACTAAACGAGATGGGCGTTGCAGCACAGCGAGCCCTCAGAGGTGAAACCATAAGTGTTAACAAAGACAATTATGAGGCCGGAATCACGGCAGCAGTTGGGCGACTCATGAACAAGAAGCCCTCCTTGATCCTCTCGGTCCTGCCATTCAGCGATGCGGATTATTATAACTGCATCAAGAGAGCATGCGACTTGACGTACGGCGTGCGGAACATCAACGTCCTAGCTGACAAATTCCGGGACGCAAACCCCCAGTACTTTGCGAATGTCGGACTAAAGGTCAACCTGAAACTAGGCGGTGCCAACCAACTCCTAGATGCAAAAGAACTAGGCCTCATCGGACAGAACAAAACAATGCTCGTCGGCATGGACGTCACCCACCCTTCCCCCGGGTCATCTGCGAACGCCCCCAGTGTCGCAGGCATGGTCGCCTCCGTCGACTCTACTCTAAGCCAGTGGCCCGCAGAAATCAGAGTACAGAGATCGCGCGAGGAAATGATCCAAGACCTGAGTGACATGCTGAAAGCCCACCTCAAGCGCTGGGCCCGCTCCCACAGCAAAGCCTACCCTGAGAACATCATCGTGTACAGGGACGGCGTATCAGAAGGCCAGTACGAATTAGTCGTCCAAAAGGAGCTCCCGCTCCTCAAGAACGCCTGTAGGGAGACATACCCAGCGAGCTTAACAAAGCAAGGCCTCCCGCACATCTCCATCGCCATTGTCGGCAAACGCCACAACACCCGCTTCTACCCAACCAAGGAAGGAGACGCCGACCGCTCGGGCAACCCCAGCAACGGCACCATCGTCGACCGCGGCGTCACCGAGGCCCGCAACTGGGACTTCTACCTCCAGGCTCACACGGCGCTGAAGGGCACCGCTCGTCCCGCCCACTACTTCACGGTCTGGGATGAGATCTTCTGCCGACAGCAACCTAGGCCCCCGTACCAGAACTCCGCGGATGTCTTAGAGGCTCTAACACATCATATGTGCTATCTATTCGGTAGAGCTACCAAGGCTGTCAGCATCTGTCCGCCGGCGTACTATGCGGATCTGGTCTGTACTCGGGCGCGTTGCTACCTCAGTAGCGCCTTTGAACCTTCCCTGGCTGGAAGCGTGGCCACGGGTAGTGGGCCGGGCCTAAAGGTCGAAAATGCGGATGTGCGGATCCATCCTAATGTTCAGGACACCATGTTCTACATATAG
- a CDS encoding putative C6 transcription factor, giving the protein MSPTPPSTTSSNASAFSPEGQYRVIRKRNRVPLSCGPCRHRKLKCNRAHPCENCVKRGDAASCTYAQASTRKKNAPQRVSPSSPDDMQNRIDRLESLVLSLMTNGSQAAGPAAAMAALSGNSSSIGSTQHTTDLDLDEDTSGGPEESDTEQVTKSFGIMKVDNNKSYYFSEAHWASVLNDIAEVRNYFTTHKKQYEEHAEKLKATKLPTDVPGSTLLFGAMKTTSRAEIMSSLPSKYTTDILVARYFNSYDPSTNILHGPTFQAQYNKHWEDPSQTCIVWIGMLCAIMRLAMLSYHREGDEPPEFRGKTLDMAGTFRNLMAQCLTLADYTKPYPSLIESLIFHLHGDWIQTKDADVSVWVLVGVIARLAMRMGYHRDSKMFPNITPFQGEMRRRVWTIVRQYDLMFSFQVGLPSMIRSTDSDTEFPRNLYDDDFDENCKELPPSRPPNEPTPVSCLIAKGRLTYAFGRVIEHTSSIQSPSYDQVMEIDAELRRARDLIPEHLVVRPVEESQLEPPKIVMARCAIMSVYHKAQCVLHRRYLIRARENPRFTYSRRACIDSAMELLRFQSMLHSETVTRIRNKHDRLTALVSTDFLLAATIVSLDLYHGHQFQSGGRTSGDTYAWGRERREEMIAAIQRSKEIWDELRDDALEAWKASGALGVMLARLNLGYSDSNAAAPTFEPQDEKQSAAMTLGLLSSGMSPMNSAPPAFGDGTLKMGETPLPPQGGFGATADIPGAPSPLSAMFGQMPDMQLPLDWDTWDNYIQNAALDASNQWWPTMDQQQQQQPQPQPQSQNALGSAGLASVQNSAADKMRSLPSFSNVFYPDANVYDNNNSPPNNAGTR; this is encoded by the exons ATGTCTCCAACCCCGCCATCCACGACCTCGTCAAACGCTAGCGCATTTTCGCCCGAAGGACAGTACAGGGTCATCCGAAAGAGAAATCGGGTGCCACTTTCCTGTGGCCCCTGCCGACATAGGAA ACTCAAATGTAACCGTGCTCACCCATGTGAAAACTGCGTGAAACGAGGAGATGCTGCCTCGTGTACCTACGCCCAAGCAAGCACACGCAAGAAGAACGCCCCGCAACGAGTGTCTCCCAGCTCTCCAGACGATATGCAGAATAGGATAGACCGACTGGAAAGCTTGGTTTTGTCGTTGATGACAAATGGTTCACAGGCCGCGGGCCCGGCTGCGGCTATGGCAGCGCTCTCtggcaacagcagcagtATTGGTTCTACCCAACATACAACTGATCtggatctggatgaagacaCCTCGGGTGGCCCCGAGGAGAGCGACACAGAACAAGTCACAAAATCATTTGGGATAATGAAGGTCGACAATAATAAATCATATTACTTTAGTGAAGCGCATTGGGCGTCTGTCCTCAATGAT ATTGCCGAAGTGCGTAATTACTTTACTACGCATAAGAAACAGTATGAGGAGCATGCGGAGAAGTTGAAAGCAACAAAGCTTCCGACGGACGTGCCAGGGTCCACATTGCTCTTCGGTGCTATGAAAACAACTAGTCGTGCGGAGATCATGTCTTCGCTGCCGTCCAAATATACAACAGATATCTTAGTCGCCCGGTATTTTAACAGTTATGACCCCTCAACCA ATATTCTACATGGACCTACATTCCAGGCGCAA TACAACAAACACTGGGAGGACCCCTCACAAACCTGTATAGTCTGGATTGGTATGCTGTGTGCGATTATGCGACTGGCCATGCTGTCGTATCATCGAGAAGGAGACGAACCGCCGGAGTTTCGAGGAAAGACTTTAGATATGGCAGGCACCTTCCGGAACCTGATGGCGCAGTGTTTGACGCTGGCTGATTATACCAAACCTTACCCGTCATTAATTGAGTCCTTGATATTCCATCTGCATGGAGATTGGATTCAAACAAAAGATGCAGATGTGTCCGTTTGGGTGCTTGTGGGCGTGATTGCTAGGTTGGCTATGAGAATGGGCTACCATCGCGACTCAAAGATGTTTCCCAATATCACGCCTTTCCAAGGTGAAATGCGTCGACGAGTGTGGACAATAGTGCGGCAGTACGATCTAATGTTCTCATTTCAAGTGGGCCTCCCCAGTATGATTCGCTCCACAGATAGTGATACAGAATTTCCACGGAATTTGTATGACGATGACTTTGATGAGAACTGCAAGGAGCTTCCTCCGTCACGGCCGCCAAACGAACCCACACCGGTCTCATGCTTGATAGCCAAAGGTCGCTTAACATATGCCTTTGGCCGTGTTATTGAACATACATCTTCCATACAAAGTCCATCTTACGATCAAGTTATGGAAATTGACGCTGAACTCCGCCGAGCGAGGGACTTGATCCCTGAACATCTTGTTGTTCGCCCTGTAGAAGAGTCACAGTTGGAGCCCCCGAAAATAGTAATGGCACGATGTGCT ATAATGAGTGTGTATCACAAAGCTCAGTGTGTTCTCCATCGACGATACCTCATTCGAGCGCGCGAAAATCCTCGATTTACATACTCGCGGAGAGCGTGTATTGATTCTGCCATGGAATTGCTTCGATTCCAATCAATGCTGCACTCCGAAACAGTGACGCGCATCCGGAACAAACATGACAGGCTTACTGCACTCGTCTCTACAGACTTTTTACTTGCTGCGACCATCGTTTCTCTCGACCTCTACCACGGACACCAATTCCAATCAGGAGGCCGCACGTCCGGCGATACCTACGCATGGGGAAGAGAGCGACGCGAGGAAATGATAGCGGCAATACAACGCTCTAAAGAGATCTGGGATGAACTTCGTGACGATGCCCTGGAGGCGTGGAAAGCGTCAGGAGCTCTCGGGGTGATGCTTGCCAGATTGAACTTGGGCTACTCTGACAGCAATGCCGCCGCACCTACCTTCGAACCTCAGGATGAGAAGCAAAGTGCCGCCATGACCTTAGGCCTTCTCAGTAGTGGAATGAGTCCCATGAACTCGGCTCCCCCCGCCTTCGGCGATGGCACCCTTAAAATGGGCGAGACGCCACTCCCACCACAGGGAGGATTTGGAGCGACAGCAGATATACCAGGGGCTCCCTCGCCTCTAAGTGCCATGTTCGGGCAAATGCCAGATATGCAGCTCCCTCTCGATTGG GACACCTGGGATAACTATATTCAGAATGCAGCACTTGATGCCTCGAACCAGTGGTGGCCAACAATGgatcagcagcaacagcaacaaccgcAGCCACAACCACAATCTCAGAATGCGTTAGGCTCTGCTGGTTTAGCATCGGTGCAAAATAGTGCTGCAGACAAGATGCGCtcattgccttctttttccaacGTATTTTACCCTGATGCCAACGTTTACGATAACAACAATTCACCGCCGAACAATGCGGGTACACGTTAA
- a CDS encoding peroxisomal targeting signal receptor AoPex5 (peroxisomal targeting receptor pex5, putative) — MSFLGGAECSTAGNPLTQFTKHVQDDKSLQRDRLVGRGPGGMQESMRSRGMMGGQDQMMDEFAQQPGQIPGAPPQPFAMEHLRRELDQFQTTPPRTGSPGWAAEFDPGEQARMEAAFAGPQGPMMNNGSGFTPAEFARFQQQSRAGVPQTANPVTSGPSPMMSGFQRPMGMGYMGMGGMGGMGMMHSAYNPMAMQQQPAEATTQDKGKGRMVELDDENWEAQFAEMETADTQKLDDEANDAIEAELNDLDRSVFTSSTSKEADYDAFENVWQKVQAETAASRKLAEEDTEFNVTDSLHMGDMGEWDNFDSLNTRFRDPQLGDYMFEDENMFKNVTNPFEEGVKLMREGGNLSLAALAFEAAVQKDPQHVQAWTMLGSAQAQNEKELPAIRALEQALKVDPNNLDALMGLAVSYTNEGYDSTAYRTLERWLSVKYPQIINPKDLSSDADLGFTDRQILHDRVTDFFIQAAQLSPSGAQMDPDVQVGLGVLFYCAEEYDKAVDCFSAALASTESGTVNQREQLHLLWNRLGATLANSGRSEEAIEAYEQALNINANFVRARYNLGVSCINIGCYPEAAQHLLGALSMHRVVEQEGRERAREIIGGDGVDDEQLERMIHISQNQSTNLYDTLRRVFSQMGRRDLADMVVAGMDVNVFRKEFEF, encoded by the exons ATGTCATTCCTCGGTGGCGCTGAGTGTTCTACGGCGGGAAACCCGTTGACACAGTTTACAAAGCACGTACAAGATGACAAGTCCCTCCAGCGGGATCGGCTCGTTGGGAGGGGCCCAGGAGGCATGCAAGAAAGCATGCGGTCCAGAGGTATGATGGGTGGACAGGATCAG ATGATGGACGAGTTTGCCCAACAACCTGGCCAAATCCCCGGGGCCCCGCCACAACCTTTTGCGATGGAACACCTGAGACGCGAGTTAGACCAATTCCAGACTACGCCACCTCGGACTGGCTCTCCGGGCTGGGCGGCCGAGTTTGACCCCGGTGAGCAGGCTCGCATGGAGGCTGCCTTTGCCGGGCCTCAGGGACCTATGATGAATAATGGCTCGGGATTCACACCGGCGGAGTTTGCCCGGTTCCAACAACAGAGTAGGGCTGGCGTGCCTCAAACTGCCAATCCGGTTACTTCTGGTCCGTCGCCGATGATGTCGGGTTTCCAGCGTCCTATGGGTATGGGCTATATGGGCATGGGTGGCATGGGTGGTATGGGTATGATGCATTCTGCTTATAACCCTATGGCGATGCAGCAGCAACCAGCGGAGGCTACTACGCAAGACAAGGGCAAGGGACGAATGGTCGAGTTAGACGACGAGAACTGGGAGGCACAGTTTGCTGAGATGGAGACCGCGGATACTCAGAAGTTGGACGATGAGGCTAATGATGCTATCGAGGCGGAACTGAACGATCTTGACAGGTCAGTCTTCACCTCCAGCACTAGTAAAGAAGCAGATTACGATGCTTTTGAAAACGTATGGCAAAAAGTTCAAGCTGAGACGGCAGCAAGCAGGAAACtggcagaagaagatacCGAATTTAATGTTACTGACAGTTTACACATGGGAGATATGGGAGAGTGGGATAACTTTGACTCTCTCAACACTCGTTTCCGGGACCCTCAGCTGGGTGATTACATGTTTGAAGACGAGAACATGTTCAAGAATGTCACCAATCCATTTGAAGAAGGTGTGAAGCTCATGCGCGAGGGTGGTAACCTATCTTTGGCTGCTTTGGCTTTTGAAGCCGCGGTACAGAAGGATCCTCAACATGTACAAGCCTGGACCATGCTGGGATCTGCTCAAGCTCAGAACGAAAAGGAACTGCCTGCCATCCGTGCTCTAGAGCAGGCTCTGAAGGTGGACCCGAACAATCTGGATGCGCTTATGGGTCTCGCCGTTTCTTACACAAATGAAGGCTATGACTCCACGGCCTACCGTACATTGGAACGTTGGCTTTCTGTGAAGTATCCACAGATCATTAATCCCAAGGATCTTTCATCAGACGCAGACCTAGGATTCACAGATCGCCAGATCCTTCATGATAGAGTCACGGACTTCTTTATTCAGGCAGCTCAATTGTCGCCTTCGGGTGCACAAATGGACCCAGATGTGCAGGTCGGTTTAGGTGTTCTTTTCTACTGCGCGGAGGAATATGACAAGGCCGTGGATTGTTTCTCTGCCGCCTTGGCCTCCACTGAGTCGGGAACTGTGAACCAGCGGGAACAGCTCCATCTGCTGTGGAACCGTCTCGGAGCCACTCTTGCCAACTCGGGTCGTTCTGAGGAGGCCATCGAAGCTTACGAGCAAGCCTTGAATATTAATGCCAACTTTGTCCGCGCGAGATATAACCTGGGCGTGTCATGCATCAATATCGGTTGCTACCCAGAAGCTGCTCAGCATCTGTTGGGTGCACTGTCCATGCACCGTGTTGTCGAGCAGGAAGGCCGTGAGCGCGCCCGTGAGATTATCGGCGGAGACGGTGTCGACGATGAACAGCTTGAGCGGATGATTCATATCAGCCAGAACCAGAGCACCAACTTGTATGACACCCTGCGGCGTGTGTTCAGCCAGATGGGACGTCGGGATCTGGCCGACATGGTCGTGGCTGGCATGGATGTGAATGTCTTCCGGAAGGAGTTTGAATTTTAA